In Leisingera methylohalidivorans DSM 14336, a single genomic region encodes these proteins:
- a CDS encoding glutamine synthetase family protein — protein MKTRLRAMFCDHLSIMRGKYLPNSKIGDDSTRFCRSVFGTHYDRDLLDAPGAMVKQGLPDMELKWLHDDIRDSWHASTKVVLGDLYDDAGQPLALCPRGTLKRAVADWRKHGLTPKVGIELEAFALQADDRGRLMPYDAPGGVVYGTGPFADPLRFNDRIWAMADDMGFSLDMITAEFDSPQFEYTLTFDDAVKAVDDIVLFRLMAREVALEYGIVLTFMPKPVAEAGGSGMHINFSFADEAGGNALSAGPRGGPEHMNDLARGCLAGLLHHHKGLAGLIAPTANSYLRLQPGSLSGYWQNWGGDHRNVTTRISSEGGAKARLEHRMADASANPYTAVAAVLQAARLGVENGHQLPPMETGDGFDRTDAGEGTAVDLKGAVGDLERDTVLAEAVGPELVASHVFMKRKEVRKTRDLEGDGMRDFYVNFI, from the coding sequence ATGAAGACCCGCCTGCGCGCGATGTTTTGCGATCACCTCAGCATCATGCGGGGGAAGTACCTGCCCAATTCTAAGATCGGCGATGACTCGACCCGGTTCTGCCGCTCGGTCTTTGGCACCCACTACGACAGGGACCTGCTGGATGCGCCGGGTGCGATGGTCAAGCAGGGCCTGCCGGATATGGAGCTGAAGTGGCTGCATGACGATATCCGCGACAGCTGGCATGCTTCGACCAAGGTGGTGCTGGGGGATTTGTATGACGATGCAGGCCAGCCGCTGGCGCTGTGCCCGCGCGGCACGCTGAAGCGGGCGGTGGCGGACTGGCGGAAACACGGGCTGACGCCGAAAGTCGGGATTGAACTGGAGGCCTTTGCGCTGCAGGCGGATGATCGCGGGCGGCTGATGCCCTATGACGCGCCGGGCGGGGTGGTTTACGGCACCGGGCCCTTTGCCGATCCGTTGCGCTTCAATGACCGGATCTGGGCGATGGCGGATGACATGGGGTTTTCGCTCGACATGATCACGGCGGAATTCGACAGCCCGCAGTTTGAATACACGCTGACCTTTGACGACGCGGTCAAGGCGGTGGATGACATCGTGCTGTTCCGCCTGATGGCGCGCGAGGTGGCGCTGGAATACGGCATTGTCCTGACCTTCATGCCGAAACCGGTGGCCGAGGCAGGCGGTTCCGGCATGCATATCAACTTCTCCTTTGCGGATGAGGCGGGCGGCAATGCGCTGTCCGCGGGGCCGCGGGGCGGGCCGGAGCATATGAACGATCTGGCGCGCGGCTGCCTGGCGGGCTTGCTGCATCACCACAAGGGGCTGGCGGGGCTGATTGCACCCACCGCCAACAGTTACCTGCGGCTGCAGCCGGGGTCGCTGTCGGGGTATTGGCAGAACTGGGGCGGCGATCATCGCAATGTGACCACGCGGATCAGTTCCGAGGGCGGCGCCAAGGCGCGGCTGGAGCACCGGATGGCGGATGCGTCGGCCAATCCCTACACGGCAGTGGCGGCGGTGCTGCAGGCGGCGCGGCTGGGGGTGGAGAACGGCCACCAGCTGCCGCCGATGGAAACCGGTGATGGCTTTGACCGGACTGACGCAGGCGAGGGCACGGCGGTGGATCTGAAGGGCGCGGTTGGCGATCTGGAGCGGGATACTGTGCTGGCAGAGGCCGTTGGGCCGGAGCTGGTTGCCAGCCACGTCTTCATGAAGCGCAAGGAAGTGCGCAAGACCCGGGATCTGGAAGGCGACGGGATGCGCGATTTCTACGTGAATTTTATCTGA
- a CDS encoding aspartate aminotransferase family protein, protein MKDSNFLKEHNAKSLWHPMAHPGDSLANPPAIITSAQGVKITDVDGHEVVDAVGGLWNVNLGFSCQPVKDAIAAQLDVLPYYSTFRGTTNDQVIQLAEELRKFFAPDGLTRAFFTSGGSDSVETALRLARQYHKIRGEAGRTKFLSLKKGYHGTHMGGASVNGNANFRTQYEPLLPGCHHIPAPYAYRNPFNETDPARLAQFCLQALEDEIAFQGAGTIAAFIMEPVLGAGGVIPPHSSFMPGVREICTKHGILLIADEVITAFGRTGSWTGSRHWGVQPDMMCTAKAITNGYFPFGAVMIADRMTEVFEKDTTGKAAIGHGYTYSGHPVGAAAALACLEETLRLNVPENAAARGTQIHEGLLALQQKYELIGDVRGGHGLMSAVELVSDRTTKAAADKASTGRLQEAAYKAGAMVRVSGPNIILSPPLVLSEAEAATILSALDAGLAAAG, encoded by the coding sequence ATGAAAGACTCCAACTTCCTGAAAGAACACAACGCCAAGTCGCTCTGGCACCCGATGGCGCATCCCGGCGACAGCCTCGCCAACCCGCCCGCCATCATCACCTCGGCCCAGGGGGTGAAGATCACAGATGTCGACGGGCATGAGGTAGTGGATGCGGTCGGCGGTCTGTGGAACGTGAACCTCGGCTTTTCCTGCCAGCCGGTAAAGGACGCGATTGCCGCGCAGCTGGATGTGCTGCCCTACTACTCCACCTTCCGCGGCACCACCAACGACCAGGTGATCCAGCTGGCCGAGGAGCTGCGCAAATTCTTTGCACCCGACGGGCTCACCCGCGCGTTTTTCACCTCCGGCGGCTCGGATTCGGTGGAAACCGCCCTGCGGCTGGCCCGCCAGTACCACAAGATCCGCGGCGAGGCCGGCCGCACCAAATTCCTGAGCCTGAAAAAGGGCTATCACGGCACCCACATGGGCGGCGCCTCAGTCAACGGCAATGCCAATTTCCGCACCCAGTACGAACCGCTGCTGCCCGGCTGCCATCACATCCCGGCGCCCTATGCCTACCGCAACCCGTTCAACGAGACAGACCCCGCACGCCTCGCCCAGTTCTGCCTGCAGGCACTGGAAGATGAAATTGCCTTCCAGGGCGCAGGCACCATCGCCGCCTTCATTATGGAGCCGGTCCTCGGCGCCGGCGGGGTGATCCCGCCGCATTCCAGCTTCATGCCCGGCGTGCGCGAGATCTGCACGAAACATGGCATCCTGCTGATCGCCGATGAGGTGATCACCGCCTTCGGGCGCACCGGCTCCTGGACCGGTTCGCGCCACTGGGGCGTGCAGCCGGACATGATGTGCACCGCGAAAGCGATCACCAACGGCTACTTCCCCTTCGGCGCGGTGATGATCGCGGATCGCATGACCGAAGTCTTCGAGAAGGATACCACCGGCAAGGCCGCCATCGGCCATGGCTACACCTACTCCGGCCATCCGGTCGGGGCGGCTGCCGCCCTGGCTTGCCTGGAAGAGACCCTGCGCCTGAACGTGCCCGAAAATGCCGCCGCCCGCGGCACCCAGATCCATGAGGGTCTGCTGGCGCTGCAGCAGAAATACGAGCTGATCGGCGATGTCCGCGGCGGCCACGGCCTGATGAGCGCAGTGGAACTGGTGTCCGACCGCACCACCAAGGCAGCGGCGGACAAGGCGTCCACCGGCAGGCTGCAGGAAGCGGCCTATAAGGCCGGCGCGATGGTGCGGGTCTCCGGCCCCAATATCATCCTGTCACCGCCGCTGGTGCTGAGCGAGGCCGAAGCCGCGACCATCCTTTCCGCCCTGGACGCAGGCCTGGCAGCGGCGGGCTGA
- a CDS encoding IclR family transcriptional regulator, protein MGTVSKALSLLTYFNHGRTGIGLSDLTRLSGMNKATVYRMMSELQDSGFVEQTDGDRMYRLGPQVLRLAALREAAVPILSVSRRVLRDLSDETGETTHLSLLQGSQLNSLSHAYSPRHATKVMMEDAEVLTFHGTSSGMAVLAYADPGFVDAALAQPLQAHTPATLTDPQEIRAQLADVRRAGMAQSIGGFEADVHSHAVPVFGPDRQVIGALAVAAPVSRMTPEQTQGIPAALRRAGATLTHRIGGSAPADYPQDSAA, encoded by the coding sequence ATGGGAACGGTATCCAAAGCCTTGTCATTACTGACATATTTCAACCACGGCCGGACCGGGATCGGGCTCAGCGACCTCACCCGCCTGTCCGGCATGAACAAGGCCACGGTCTACCGGATGATGAGCGAGCTGCAGGACTCAGGCTTTGTCGAACAGACAGACGGCGATCGCATGTACAGGCTCGGACCGCAGGTTCTGCGTCTGGCCGCCCTGCGCGAGGCGGCGGTTCCGATTCTCTCCGTTTCCCGCCGGGTGCTGCGCGATCTGAGCGACGAGACCGGTGAAACAACCCACCTCTCGCTCCTGCAAGGCAGCCAGCTGAACTCCCTGTCGCACGCCTATTCGCCGCGCCATGCCACCAAGGTGATGATGGAGGACGCCGAGGTTCTGACCTTTCACGGCACCAGTTCCGGCATGGCGGTGCTGGCCTATGCCGACCCCGGCTTTGTTGACGCGGCGCTGGCGCAGCCATTGCAGGCCCACACACCTGCAACGCTTACCGACCCGCAGGAAATCCGCGCCCAGCTGGCAGATGTCCGCCGCGCCGGCATGGCGCAATCCATCGGCGGCTTCGAGGCGGATGTGCATTCCCACGCAGTGCCGGTCTTCGGCCCCGACCGCCAGGTGATCGGGGCGCTCGCCGTGGCCGCGCCGGTTTCCCGCATGACCCCGGAACAAACACAAGGGATCCCCGCGGCCCTGCGCCGCGCGGGCGCCACCCTCACCCATCGCATCGGCGGCTCGGCGCCTGCGGACTATCCGCAGGACAGCGCCGCCTGA
- a CDS encoding tripartite tricarboxylate transporter substrate-binding protein, whose protein sequence is MKLKILMKGAAAAAALGLSAVAAQADYPEKPVNFIVPWPPGDLEDVLTRMIAEDFQNEYGVAAAVVNKPGGGGGPFPGAIEVANAPSDGYTVGSFVIGVPVMGHQIDIPPLTPEKFDPLGIFLTYPFVIATSGDAPYSSMEELAAYAKENDVALGHFGDVLTPTQVTKAYAKNAGFEWGSDAAFDALDCNTLASGDADVINTTLQLVLPCLDDIKVLVSITDERIPLAPDAPTIGELDKSLDIALWNGLFVTKDTPQDVRDKIIAVAEKTVMSERAQNVAKETGALVYWQNAGDSAARVANDIGTMARISGLLSE, encoded by the coding sequence ATGAAACTCAAAATCCTCATGAAAGGGGCCGCCGCTGCGGCGGCACTGGGGCTGAGCGCGGTTGCGGCGCAGGCCGACTATCCGGAAAAGCCGGTGAATTTCATCGTGCCGTGGCCGCCGGGTGATCTGGAGGACGTGCTGACGCGGATGATCGCCGAGGATTTCCAGAACGAATACGGTGTTGCGGCAGCTGTCGTGAACAAGCCGGGCGGCGGCGGCGGGCCGTTCCCCGGCGCCATTGAAGTCGCCAACGCGCCGAGCGATGGCTACACCGTCGGCTCTTTTGTGATCGGCGTGCCGGTGATGGGCCACCAGATCGACATCCCGCCGCTGACGCCTGAGAAATTCGACCCTCTGGGGATCTTCCTGACCTATCCCTTTGTAATCGCGACCTCGGGTGATGCGCCCTACAGCTCGATGGAAGAGCTGGCGGCCTATGCCAAGGAAAACGACGTGGCGCTGGGCCATTTCGGCGATGTGCTGACCCCGACCCAGGTGACCAAGGCCTATGCCAAGAACGCCGGTTTCGAATGGGGCTCGGACGCGGCCTTTGATGCCTTGGATTGCAACACGCTGGCCTCGGGAGATGCGGATGTGATCAACACCACATTGCAGCTGGTGCTGCCTTGTCTTGATGACATCAAGGTGCTGGTCTCGATCACCGACGAGCGTATCCCGCTGGCGCCCGATGCGCCGACCATCGGCGAGCTGGACAAGAGCCTGGACATCGCCCTGTGGAACGGGCTGTTCGTGACCAAGGACACCCCGCAGGATGTGCGCGACAAGATCATCGCCGTGGCCGAAAAGACGGTGATGAGCGAACGCGCGCAGAACGTTGCCAAGGAAACCGGCGCGCTGGTCTACTGGCAAAACGCCGGGGACAGCGCCGCCCGGGTTGCCAATGATATCGGCACCATGGCCCGTATCAGCGGCCTGCTGTCGGAGTAA
- a CDS encoding tripartite tricarboxylate transporter TctB family protein, translated as MPSEREHRFAGPRRGQLVFALFLVGAALLLLVLITEQTAWVEKAKLFAQPRFWPAVAIGGMVLLGGLHLYRLPWRRVSRYDLQEVRRWAQVFEFAGWFMGYVLLVPIIGYLPVTLAFMPLLSWRMGYRSRFMLGISLAFAVAVVVLFKAVLSVKIPGAMLYEYLPGPLRSFFILYL; from the coding sequence ATGCCTTCGGAACGTGAACACCGTTTTGCCGGACCGCGGCGCGGACAGCTGGTTTTTGCCCTCTTCCTGGTGGGCGCGGCGCTGCTGCTGCTGGTTCTGATCACAGAGCAGACCGCCTGGGTCGAGAAGGCCAAGCTTTTTGCCCAGCCCCGGTTCTGGCCCGCTGTCGCCATTGGCGGCATGGTGCTGCTGGGGGGGCTGCATCTGTACAGGCTGCCGTGGCGGCGGGTCAGCCGTTACGACCTGCAGGAAGTCAGGCGCTGGGCGCAGGTTTTCGAATTTGCCGGCTGGTTCATGGGTTATGTCCTCTTGGTGCCGATCATTGGCTATCTGCCCGTGACACTGGCCTTCATGCCGCTGCTCAGCTGGCGGATGGGCTACCGCAGCCGCTTCATGCTGGGCATCAGCCTAGCCTTCGCGGTGGCAGTGGTGGTGCTGTTCAAAGCCGTCCTGTCGGTCAAGATCCCGGGCGCGATGCTGTACGAGTATCTGCCGGGGCCGCTGCGCAGTTTCTTCATTCTTTATCTCTGA
- a CDS encoding tripartite tricarboxylate transporter permease has translation MDLILSAIDILMRWDVALALLAGSVGGVLIGAIPGVGPAVAIAILLPATFSMDPIVGLTVLLGIYGSSMYGGAIPAILINTPGTAVNALTTYDGYPMTARGEPRRALSLAYSASFFGGIFSVICLILFAPVLAKIAPMFGSREIFMAALLGLILVVVAHRGQALIAGALACFGIFLQTIGLEPVKYTQRYTFGQDFLGSGINLIVVVLGLFAISQAFVLLTDEDEKVRMTRLRGGMFQGLRELARHPRVAGVSATFGVLMGMVPGVGEFTAQFMSYTYAQKTSKRPQDFGHGSSEGLIAAETANNAVPAAAMVPLLALGIPGEALTAMMLSVFYVHNVVPGPGLFQNDMDFVVALYLALLILNVLVLLFLLFATRSLIQVVRIPNRFLGVCILTLSFVGVYSLRNSATDCVMAAAFGILGYVLKRLSLPAVPIILGMVLGGIMEVKLRAAMARVKEPFDFIDRPVAFILFLLIIIVLAVHILRVLKDQKELKEAEWQTKSSSTSFGSLMWRRRNSFLKDHGKRVRARHSKLLRRLTDLF, from the coding sequence ATGGACCTTATCCTGTCTGCCATAGATATCCTGATGCGCTGGGACGTGGCGCTGGCGCTGCTGGCGGGCTCGGTCGGCGGCGTGCTGATCGGCGCGATCCCCGGAGTCGGTCCGGCGGTGGCGATTGCCATCCTGCTGCCCGCGACGTTTTCGATGGACCCGATTGTGGGCCTGACGGTGCTGCTGGGGATCTACGGCTCCTCTATGTACGGCGGCGCCATTCCGGCGATCCTGATCAATACGCCCGGCACCGCGGTCAATGCGCTCACCACCTATGACGGCTACCCGATGACCGCGCGGGGGGAGCCGCGAAGGGCGTTGAGCCTGGCCTATTCCGCCAGCTTTTTCGGCGGCATCTTTTCGGTCATCTGTTTGATCCTGTTTGCGCCGGTGCTGGCAAAGATCGCGCCGATGTTCGGCTCGCGCGAGATTTTCATGGCCGCACTTTTGGGCCTGATCCTGGTGGTGGTCGCCCACCGCGGCCAGGCGCTGATTGCGGGGGCGCTGGCCTGTTTCGGGATATTCCTGCAGACCATCGGGCTGGAGCCGGTGAAATACACCCAGCGCTACACTTTCGGGCAGGATTTTCTGGGCAGCGGCATCAACCTCATTGTGGTGGTGCTGGGGCTGTTTGCCATTTCCCAGGCTTTTGTGCTGCTGACGGATGAGGACGAGAAGGTCCGCATGACCCGCCTGCGCGGCGGCATGTTCCAGGGCCTGCGCGAGCTGGCACGCCATCCGCGGGTGGCTGGAGTCTCTGCTACCTTTGGCGTGCTGATGGGCATGGTGCCCGGTGTGGGGGAATTCACTGCGCAATTCATGTCCTACACCTATGCGCAAAAAACCTCGAAACGGCCGCAGGATTTCGGCCATGGCTCCTCGGAAGGGCTGATCGCGGCGGAGACCGCGAACAACGCTGTGCCTGCCGCCGCCATGGTGCCGCTCTTGGCGCTGGGCATCCCGGGCGAGGCGCTGACGGCCATGATGCTGTCGGTCTTTTACGTGCACAACGTGGTGCCGGGGCCGGGGCTGTTCCAGAACGACATGGACTTTGTGGTGGCGCTGTACCTCGCGCTGCTGATCCTGAACGTGCTGGTGCTGCTGTTCCTGCTGTTCGCCACCCGGTCGCTGATCCAGGTGGTGCGCATCCCCAACCGGTTCCTGGGGGTCTGCATCCTGACGCTCAGCTTTGTCGGCGTCTACAGTTTGCGCAATTCCGCCACCGATTGTGTGATGGCGGCGGCGTTTGGTATCCTTGGCTATGTGCTGAAACGCCTGTCGCTGCCCGCGGTGCCGATCATCCTGGGCATGGTTCTGGGCGGCATCATGGAGGTGAAGCTGCGCGCGGCCATGGCAAGGGTGAAGGAACCCTTTGACTTCATTGACCGCCCGGTGGCGTTCATCCTGTTTCTACTCATCATCATCGTTCTGGCGGTCCATATCCTGCGGGTGCTGAAGGACCAGAAGGAACTGAAGGAGGCCGAATGGCAGACCAAATCCTCATCGACAAGCTTCGGCAGCTTGATGTGGCGCCGCAGAAACTCTTTCTTGAAGGATCATGGCAAGCGGGTTCGGGCCAGACACTCGAAGTTGCTTCGCCGGTTGACGGATCTGTTCTGA
- a CDS encoding aldehyde dehydrogenase family protein, with translation MAPQKLFLEGSWQAGSGQTLEVASPVDGSVLTTLQGASARDVDNAVASARRAFEDRRWAGQSPAARKQVLHRIADRIAAEAIELAVLGVRDNGTEFSMALKAEPGSAAGTFRYYAEALDKVAGEVAPTAPDVLGLVQRMPVGVVGAIVPWNFPLMIGAWKLAPALAMGNSVVLKPAETASLTLLRLAEICSECGLPDGVLNVVTGSGAEAGAALAASNGVDVLAFTGSGATGRKLLEASARSNLKRCYLELGGKSPNIVFADAPDLAKAAKVSAAGIFRNSGQVCIAGSRLLVEASVHDEFAELLQAEAEALRVGDPLDLKTHVGAVNSEEQLRRNLSFMDMARAEGGQVITGGHRILEDTGGTYMSPAIVTHVAQDHALFQREVFGPVLAVTRFETEAEALNLANATDFGLAAGVWTANLSRAHRMVAGIRAGVVHVNTYGGSDNTVPLGGVGQSGNGHDKSLHALDKYTDLKTAWIQL, from the coding sequence GTGGCGCCGCAGAAACTCTTTCTTGAAGGATCATGGCAAGCGGGTTCGGGCCAGACACTCGAAGTTGCTTCGCCGGTTGACGGATCTGTTCTGACCACGCTGCAGGGCGCCTCTGCCAGGGACGTCGACAACGCTGTCGCTTCGGCGCGGCGGGCGTTTGAGGACCGCCGCTGGGCGGGACAGAGCCCCGCCGCACGCAAACAGGTGCTGCACAGGATTGCGGACCGGATCGCAGCGGAGGCAATTGAACTGGCGGTGCTGGGCGTGCGCGACAACGGCACCGAGTTCAGCATGGCGCTGAAGGCAGAGCCGGGATCGGCAGCGGGCACATTCCGCTACTACGCCGAGGCGTTGGACAAGGTTGCCGGGGAGGTCGCGCCGACCGCGCCGGATGTGCTGGGGCTGGTGCAGCGGATGCCGGTGGGGGTGGTGGGCGCCATCGTGCCGTGGAACTTCCCGCTGATGATCGGCGCCTGGAAGCTGGCGCCGGCGCTGGCGATGGGCAATTCGGTGGTGCTGAAACCGGCGGAAACCGCCTCGCTGACGCTGCTCCGGCTTGCGGAGATCTGTTCCGAGTGCGGCCTGCCGGACGGGGTGCTGAATGTGGTGACCGGCTCCGGCGCCGAGGCGGGTGCCGCGCTGGCGGCGTCCAACGGCGTGGATGTGCTGGCGTTCACCGGCTCCGGCGCGACGGGGCGCAAGCTGCTGGAGGCCTCGGCGCGGTCCAACCTCAAGCGCTGCTATCTGGAGCTGGGCGGCAAGTCGCCCAACATCGTCTTTGCCGACGCGCCGGATCTGGCCAAGGCGGCCAAGGTCTCTGCCGCGGGCATCTTCCGCAATTCCGGGCAGGTCTGTATTGCCGGTTCCCGCCTGCTGGTCGAGGCGTCGGTTCATGATGAGTTTGCTGAACTGCTGCAGGCCGAGGCCGAGGCGCTGCGAGTGGGCGATCCGCTGGACCTGAAGACGCATGTCGGCGCGGTGAATTCCGAGGAGCAGCTGCGCCGCAACCTCTCCTTCATGGATATGGCGCGGGCCGAGGGCGGGCAGGTCATCACCGGCGGCCATCGCATTCTGGAAGACACCGGCGGCACCTATATGTCGCCCGCAATTGTCACCCATGTGGCGCAGGATCACGCATTGTTCCAGCGCGAGGTCTTCGGGCCGGTGCTGGCGGTTACCAGGTTCGAGACCGAGGCGGAGGCGCTGAACCTTGCCAATGCCACCGACTTTGGCCTGGCGGCAGGTGTTTGGACCGCGAACCTGTCCCGCGCGCACAGGATGGTGGCGGGCATCCGCGCCGGCGTGGTGCATGTGAACACTTATGGCGGTTCTGATAACACGGTGCCTCTGGGCGGTGTCGGCCAGTCCGGCAACGGCCATGACAAGTCGCTGCATGCGCTGGACAAATACACCGACCTGAAAACAGCTTGGATCCAGCTGTGA
- a CDS encoding Tm-1-like ATP-binding domain-containing protein: MADKTILVAGTYDTKDEELGYLAEVIRGQGGCVLTMDVSVLGDPSQPADVSKHAVAEAGGSSIRAAIDSGDENTAMQIMGAGAAAVAQELYRQGRIDGVIVLGGTMGTDLALDLCAALPVGVPKYIVSTVAFSPLMPPERIPADVQMILWAGGLYGLNTICKASLSQAAGAVLGAARAVEPPERDRPLIGMTSFGKTVLRYMVALKPALEARGFEVAVFHATGMGGRAFESLAAQGAFAAVMDFAPQEVSNHLFGGLSAGADRMTNAGRAGIPQLVAPGCYDLVDFTGWQDTPAELKGRETHAHNRLLTSALLNADERRQVAQAVCGKLAAAKAPVAVLLPAGGCNEWDRPGAPLHDGEGLAAFCDEMRAFCPENAVLHDLDCHINDAAFADKALEILDSWIASGVVKTG; this comes from the coding sequence GTGGCAGACAAGACCATACTGGTTGCCGGAACCTATGACACCAAAGACGAGGAGCTGGGCTATCTGGCGGAGGTGATCCGCGGGCAGGGCGGTTGTGTCCTGACGATGGACGTCAGCGTGCTGGGGGATCCCAGCCAGCCCGCGGATGTCAGCAAGCATGCGGTGGCAGAGGCGGGTGGCAGCTCGATCCGGGCGGCGATAGACTCGGGCGATGAAAACACCGCCATGCAGATCATGGGCGCAGGCGCTGCGGCCGTGGCGCAGGAGCTGTACCGGCAGGGGCGCATTGACGGGGTGATCGTATTGGGCGGCACCATGGGCACCGATCTGGCGCTGGATCTATGTGCGGCATTACCGGTGGGAGTGCCCAAATACATCGTCTCTACCGTGGCGTTTTCGCCGCTGATGCCGCCGGAGCGGATCCCGGCGGATGTGCAGATGATCCTCTGGGCCGGGGGGCTTTACGGGCTGAACACGATTTGCAAGGCATCGCTCAGCCAGGCTGCTGGCGCGGTGCTGGGCGCGGCCCGGGCGGTGGAGCCGCCCGAACGCGACCGGCCGCTGATCGGCATGACGTCATTCGGCAAGACTGTGCTGCGTTACATGGTGGCGCTGAAACCGGCGCTGGAGGCGCGCGGGTTCGAGGTGGCTGTCTTTCATGCCACCGGCATGGGCGGGCGGGCGTTTGAAAGCCTGGCCGCGCAGGGCGCCTTTGCTGCGGTGATGGATTTTGCCCCGCAGGAAGTGTCGAACCACCTGTTCGGCGGATTATCGGCCGGGGCGGACCGGATGACCAATGCCGGCCGCGCGGGCATACCGCAGCTGGTGGCGCCGGGCTGTTACGATCTGGTGGATTTCACCGGCTGGCAGGACACGCCCGCTGAATTGAAAGGGCGGGAAACCCATGCCCACAACCGTCTGCTTACTTCTGCCCTGCTGAATGCTGACGAGCGGCGGCAGGTGGCACAGGCGGTTTGCGGCAAACTGGCCGCTGCCAAGGCGCCGGTGGCCGTGCTGCTGCCCGCCGGGGGGTGCAACGAATGGGACCGTCCCGGTGCCCCGTTGCATGATGGCGAAGGGCTGGCGGCCTTTTGCGATGAAATGCGTGCCTTCTGCCCGGAGAATGCGGTGCTGCATGATCTGGACTGCCATATCAATGATGCAGCCTTTGCCGATAAGGCTCTGGAAATTCTGGACAGCTGGATTGCCAGCGGTGTGGTGAAGACCGGCTGA